In Lathamus discolor isolate bLatDis1 chromosome 1, bLatDis1.hap1, whole genome shotgun sequence, the following are encoded in one genomic region:
- the WASL gene encoding actin nucleation-promoting factor WASL isoform X1 encodes MSGNPQQQPPQPRRVTNVGSLLLTPQENESLFGFLGKKCVTMSSAVVQIYAADRNAVWSKKCCGVACLVKDNPQRSYFIRIFDIKDGKLLWEQELYNNFVYNSPRGYFHTFAGDTCQVGLNFANEEEAKLFRKTVTDLLGRRQRKSEKRRDPPNGPNLPMATVDIKNPEITTNRFYTPQVNNISYTKEKKKGKTKKRRLTKADIGTPSNFQHIGHVGWDPNTGFDVNNLDPELKNLFDLCGISEAQLKDKETSKVIYDFIEKTGGVEAVKNELRRQAPPPPPPCRGGPPPPPPPHSSGPPPPPARGRGAPPPPPSRAPTAAPPPPPPSRPGAAVPPPPPNRMYPPPPPVHSSSAPSGPPPPPPPPASGSSVPPPPPPPPPPPGPPPPPGLTSEVDHQLPVPAGNKAALLDQIREGAQLKKVEQNSRPVSCSGRDALLDQIRQGIQLKSVSDGQESAPPTPAPTSGIVGALMEVMQKRSKAIHSSDEDEDEDEEEDFEDDDEWDD; translated from the exons acGATGTCCTCAGCAGTTGTTCAGATATACGCAGCAGATCGCAATGCCGTGTGGTCAAAGAAATGTTGTGGTGTAGCTTGCCTTGTAAAGGACAATCCACAGAGGTCATATTTTATCAGAATATTTGACATTAAG gaTGGGAAATTATtgtgggagcaggagctgtACAATAACTTTGTATATAATAGTCCTAGAGGATATTTTCATACCTTTGCTGGAGAT ACATGTCAAGTTGGTCTTAATTTTGCTAATGAAGAAGAAGCTAAACTATTCCGCAAAACGGTAACAGATCTGCTTGGACGACGGCAGAGAAAATCTG aaaaaaggcGAGACCCACCAAATG GCCCAAATCTACCAATGGCAACTGTTGATATCAAAAACCCGGAAATTACAACTAACAGATTTTATACTCCACAAGTCAACAATATTTCATATaccaaagaaaagaagaaaggaaaaactaaaaagAGAAGATTGACAAAAGCAGATATTGGAACGCCATCAAATTTCCA aCACATTGGACATGTTGGTTGGGATCCAAACACAGGTTTTGAT GTGAACAACTTAGACCCAGAATTGAAAAACCTGTTTGATCTGTGTGGAATTTCGGAGGCTCAActaaaagacaaagaaactTCAAAGGTCATATATGATTTCATTGAAAAAACAGGAGGAGTGGAAGCTGTTAAAAATGAACTGCGCAGACAAG ctccacctccaccaccaccatgtAGAGGAGGAccccctccaccaccaccaccccataGCTCAGGCCCTCCTCCTCCGCCTGCTAGGGGCCGGGGGGCACCACCTCCACCTCCGTCAAGagctcccacagcagcacctcCACCCCCACCTCCATCTAGACCTGGTGCAGCAGTGCCCCCACCTCCTCCAAACAGGATGTATCCTCCACCACCACCTGTGCATTCATCATCGGCACCATCCGGCCCGCCTCCACCGCCGCCACCGCCAGCAAGTGGGTCATCTGTTCCTCcaccgcctcctcctcctccacccccTCCTGGTCCTCCTCCACCACCAGGCCTTACTTCAGAGGTTGATCACCAGCTTCCAGTTCCTGcaggaaacaaagcagcacTCTTGGATCAAATCAGAGAAGGAGCTCAGTTAAAGAAAGTAGAACAGAACAGTCGACCAGTGTCCTGCTCAGGAAGAGATGCACTGTTAGACCAGATACGGCAGGGTATACAGCTGAAATCT GTATCTGATGGTCAGGAGAGCGCGCCACCTACACCTGCCCCCACCTCAGGAATTGTGGGTGCATTAATGGAAGTTATGCAGAAAAGGAGCAAAGCCATTCATTCTTCAG atgaagatgaggatgaagatgaagaagaagaCTTTGAGGACGATGATGAATGGGATGATTGA
- the WASL gene encoding actin nucleation-promoting factor WASL isoform X2, with the protein MSSAVVQIYAADRNAVWSKKCCGVACLVKDNPQRSYFIRIFDIKDGKLLWEQELYNNFVYNSPRGYFHTFAGDTCQVGLNFANEEEAKLFRKTVTDLLGRRQRKSEKRRDPPNGPNLPMATVDIKNPEITTNRFYTPQVNNISYTKEKKKGKTKKRRLTKADIGTPSNFQHIGHVGWDPNTGFDVNNLDPELKNLFDLCGISEAQLKDKETSKVIYDFIEKTGGVEAVKNELRRQAPPPPPPCRGGPPPPPPPHSSGPPPPPARGRGAPPPPPSRAPTAAPPPPPPSRPGAAVPPPPPNRMYPPPPPVHSSSAPSGPPPPPPPPASGSSVPPPPPPPPPPPGPPPPPGLTSEVDHQLPVPAGNKAALLDQIREGAQLKKVEQNSRPVSCSGRDALLDQIRQGIQLKSVSDGQESAPPTPAPTSGIVGALMEVMQKRSKAIHSSDEDEDEDEEEDFEDDDEWDD; encoded by the exons ATGTCCTCAGCAGTTGTTCAGATATACGCAGCAGATCGCAATGCCGTGTGGTCAAAGAAATGTTGTGGTGTAGCTTGCCTTGTAAAGGACAATCCACAGAGGTCATATTTTATCAGAATATTTGACATTAAG gaTGGGAAATTATtgtgggagcaggagctgtACAATAACTTTGTATATAATAGTCCTAGAGGATATTTTCATACCTTTGCTGGAGAT ACATGTCAAGTTGGTCTTAATTTTGCTAATGAAGAAGAAGCTAAACTATTCCGCAAAACGGTAACAGATCTGCTTGGACGACGGCAGAGAAAATCTG aaaaaaggcGAGACCCACCAAATG GCCCAAATCTACCAATGGCAACTGTTGATATCAAAAACCCGGAAATTACAACTAACAGATTTTATACTCCACAAGTCAACAATATTTCATATaccaaagaaaagaagaaaggaaaaactaaaaagAGAAGATTGACAAAAGCAGATATTGGAACGCCATCAAATTTCCA aCACATTGGACATGTTGGTTGGGATCCAAACACAGGTTTTGAT GTGAACAACTTAGACCCAGAATTGAAAAACCTGTTTGATCTGTGTGGAATTTCGGAGGCTCAActaaaagacaaagaaactTCAAAGGTCATATATGATTTCATTGAAAAAACAGGAGGAGTGGAAGCTGTTAAAAATGAACTGCGCAGACAAG ctccacctccaccaccaccatgtAGAGGAGGAccccctccaccaccaccaccccataGCTCAGGCCCTCCTCCTCCGCCTGCTAGGGGCCGGGGGGCACCACCTCCACCTCCGTCAAGagctcccacagcagcacctcCACCCCCACCTCCATCTAGACCTGGTGCAGCAGTGCCCCCACCTCCTCCAAACAGGATGTATCCTCCACCACCACCTGTGCATTCATCATCGGCACCATCCGGCCCGCCTCCACCGCCGCCACCGCCAGCAAGTGGGTCATCTGTTCCTCcaccgcctcctcctcctccacccccTCCTGGTCCTCCTCCACCACCAGGCCTTACTTCAGAGGTTGATCACCAGCTTCCAGTTCCTGcaggaaacaaagcagcacTCTTGGATCAAATCAGAGAAGGAGCTCAGTTAAAGAAAGTAGAACAGAACAGTCGACCAGTGTCCTGCTCAGGAAGAGATGCACTGTTAGACCAGATACGGCAGGGTATACAGCTGAAATCT GTATCTGATGGTCAGGAGAGCGCGCCACCTACACCTGCCCCCACCTCAGGAATTGTGGGTGCATTAATGGAAGTTATGCAGAAAAGGAGCAAAGCCATTCATTCTTCAG atgaagatgaggatgaagatgaagaagaagaCTTTGAGGACGATGATGAATGGGATGATTGA